The DNA window CTGATGCGTTCGAGCACACCGAGGAGATGGACCGCATCATCCTCATCGAAATCCCGGACGTCATAAGCGAAGAGTTCCGTTTCCACATCATGCACGATGCGGGACACATCGGTAAAACCATAGGTGCGCGCGTTGCCTTTGATGGTGTGGATATTGCGCAGGAGAATATGCCATTCCAAATGCTTCTGCCAGTTCTGAACGATCTCGCGGCAGTGGCCCAGAAGACTGCGGGCGGAGTGCAGGAAGCGCTTGAACTTGCTCGCGGGAATTTCCAGGATCTGGCCGATGATTTCCAGCTCGTGCTGCTTGGCGGCGGCCGCTTCCTCGGCTTTTTTCATCTCGGTGACGTCCCTGATCGCGGCCAGGATCTTCTGCACATTGCCGTCATGATCCTCGATCGCCGCCCAGTCCACTTCCAGATGCTTCGATGTCGCGGCGTGCTGATAATGCAGCTGCCGGGGCAGAAGGTGCATGTTGCCTTCAAAGCTCAGCGTCTCCTGGCCAAAGGCAAAACCAATGGCTGTGCGCACCTGGGCGCGCACATCGCTGGCAAGGTCGGTGCGGTCGAGCAGATATTCATAAAGGGATTTGCCGGTCAGATTCTTCATGCCGACGATTTCTTCCAGATAGCGGGAATACTGCGGATGGATGCCGCCTTCGCTGTCGATCGTACAGATACCCTGATGAATGCTGTCGAGCATCACGCTCATGCCCTTGGTCTGGGCCCACAGCTCGGCCGTGCGATCCTTGACCTGACGCTCCAGCTCCATATTCATATTCTCGGTGACACGCCGCGCTTCAATCTGCGCTTCCAGGGCCGCTTTCTGAGCCCGGCGGATCTGCAGGTTGATTTCGTTGATCTTGTCGCTGGCGCCGATGGCCATCAAAAGCACCTGGACGCCGGTGCCGATTTCAATGCAGTTCACAGTTATGAACGAGACCGGCAGTATTCCGATTTTCTGCAGACCATAGATGACAGACGCCACGATCATGGAGATCCAGGAGAGCAGGAAGAAACGAGCCGGTTTATAGCCATTGCGCAGGGTGACGATGCTTCCCACCAGGATCGTGACGCTCGTGCACAGACCGACGACGATATAGGCTTTCAGATAGATATAGGGCAGGACAAAAGACCCAAGGCAGCAGGCTGTGAGGGCGGCCATGAAAAAATAGAAAGTTTTGAGAAGCCGCGGAAAATCCTTGATCGGCAGGAATTTGATGGTGGCAAAAGCCGCCGCGAGGAAGACAAAGGGCGCGGTGAAGGCGGAAGCCTGGTTGCCCCACCAGATGGATTCCGGCCAAAGGTATTCGAAGGCGAGACCGTTCATGACGAGCTTGAAGGTCAGAAGCGCTGACCAGTACCAGCTCAGACAGAAGTATTCAAAGCTTTTGGCGCCGATCGCCATCAGAAGGTAATAGGAAATCATGATCAGCATCAGGCCGATGTATGTTCCCTGGACGAGCTGGCTCTCATGGTCCTTCCGCATGACCGCGGCCTTGGTTTCAAAGGACATCTTGAATTCCGAAGCGCCGAGGGTTTGCATCCGCACGAAGAATTCGAGCGGCTCGGCACTGAGCGGCACTCCGAAATGAAAATAGCGGTGCTTCAGATCCCGCTCGGCGAAGAGAAGGCGATCACCCGAGCTTTTGTGGATCCATTCCCCATTTTTTTGAAAGTAGACATCAATATGATCCACCAGGGGATTTTCCATCACAAAATACCAGGGACCGTCCAACCTGCCTTCGGTGCGGGCCTGAAAGTGAAACCAGTAGGCATGGCCGGTGAATCCATAGTTGGGAACCTTGCGGGCCTCGGGCTGGAATTTGCCTTCCTCCAGGGCCTTTCGGGCCTGTTCGAAGGTGAGCTCGCGGGTGGGGTCGTCCAGCGTATTCACACCCTGGCCGATGGGAAACTCGTCCGCGTTCACCATCCACGCGGTATCGTCCGCT is part of the Oligoflexus sp. genome and encodes:
- a CDS encoding 7TM diverse intracellular signaling domain-containing protein, producing the protein MGIQKIWLMAVLAFVMPSAFGADDTAWMVNADEFPIGQGVNTLDDPTRELTFEQARKALEEGKFQPEARKVPNYGFTGHAYWFHFQARTEGRLDGPWYFVMENPLVDHIDVYFQKNGEWIHKSSGDRLLFAERDLKHRYFHFGVPLSAEPLEFFVRMQTLGASEFKMSFETKAAVMRKDHESQLVQGTYIGLMLIMISYYLLMAIGAKSFEYFCLSWYWSALLTFKLVMNGLAFEYLWPESIWWGNQASAFTAPFVFLAAAFATIKFLPIKDFPRLLKTFYFFMAALTACCLGSFVLPYIYLKAYIVVGLCTSVTILVGSIVTLRNGYKPARFFLLSWISMIVASVIYGLQKIGILPVSFITVNCIEIGTGVQVLLMAIGASDKINEINLQIRRAQKAALEAQIEARRVTENMNMELERQVKDRTAELWAQTKGMSVMLDSIHQGICTIDSEGGIHPQYSRYLEEIVGMKNLTGKSLYEYLLDRTDLASDVRAQVRTAIGFAFGQETLSFEGNMHLLPRQLHYQHAATSKHLEVDWAAIEDHDGNVQKILAAIRDVTEMKKAEEAAAAKQHELEIIGQILEIPASKFKRFLHSARSLLGHCREIVQNWQKHLEWHILLRNIHTIKGNARTYGFTDVSRIVHDVETELFAYDVRDFDEDDAVHLLGVLERISTILNTYEAVHDKKLKRADQAELESSLMRLSQLMGPTLELVSHESRSQLALVLSSLDKFNASTFCTLIKPVVGSLPSLATQLGKKAPTVEIDGQDFYLDQAGQDRIEDIFVHMFRNSLDHGFTEQDQGRIMIHLKHENKETLIHYEDTGAGLNLAVLRKKGVERKLITAEASDETVANLIFISGVSSAQKITEISGRGVGMEAVKAFVETLGGQLQLVLDGPGRTADYRRFSLVIRLPAHSLVQVRTQPKAA